One Paroedura picta isolate Pp20150507F chromosome 3, Ppicta_v3.0, whole genome shotgun sequence genomic window carries:
- the LOC143831692 gene encoding G-protein coupled receptor 22-like — protein sequence MESPMFDTVLETTDGVTPDPSWTLPYPLGFQVSLTGFLMLEVVLGVSSNLTVLVLYCLQAGLVDSVSNMVTMNLHVLDVLICVVCAPLTMVVVLVPPDRVATLLCCFHEACITFSSVATATNVLVISLDRYDISVRPAQRVLTPARAILLLAGVWVLSLAVFFIPFLEGEFGHANKWQNRTVLCVGPKEFHAELGTSYHLAIQIPTFFAAVAVMLVTYAKILQALKISIGSTFKRSQRRKTKKRKRRKSAEPSCSLAGGGEAKRLSQLVPALPTPPPMGVQASVSVIIALRRAVKRHRDRRERQRRVFRMSLLIISTFFLCWAPLSVANLLILCRGPSPLLGKLRICFLAMAYGTTIFHPLLYAFTRQKLRNVLRSKLKKRVVSALQVDPAPGGTVIHNSWVEPPRKSCKGRPRGSDGAEHCLTEAAKE from the coding sequence ATGGAGAGTCCCATGTTCGACACTGTCCTGGAGACGACAGACGGGGTGACCCCTGACCCCAGCTGGACTCTACCCTACCCACTGGGCTTCCAGGTCTCACTGACGGGCTTCCTCATGCTGGAGGTTGTGCTGGGGGTGAGCAGCAACCTGACTGTCCTGGTCCTCTATTGCCTGCAAGCTGGCCTGGTTGACTCGGTCAGCAACATGGTGACCATGAACCTGCATGTACTGGACGTGCTCATTTGCGTGGTGTGCGCACCACTCACCATGGTGGTCGTGCTGGTGCCCCCAGACCGCGTGGCCACCTTGCTTTGCTGCTTCCACGAGGCTTGCATCACCTTCAGCAGCGTGGCCACGGCCACCAACGTCCTGGTGATCAGCCTGGACCGCTACGACATCTCCGTGCGGCCGGCCCAGCGCGTGTTGACGCCGGCCCGCGCCATCCTGCTCCTGGCTGGCGTCTGGGTGCTGTCCCTGGCGGTCTTCTTCATCCCTTTCCTCGAGGGCGAGTTTGGCCACGCCAACAAGTGGCAGAACCGCACGGTGCTCTGTGTCGGCCCAAAGGAGTTCCACGCCGAACTGGGCACCTCCTACCACCTGGCCATCCAGATCCCCACTTTCTTTGCCGCCGTGGCCGTCATGCTAGTGACCTACGCCAAGATCCTGCAGGCCCTCAAGATCAGCATCGGGAGCACCTTCaaacgcagccagcgccgcaagACCAAGAAAAGGAAGCGCCGGAAATCGGCGGAGCCCAGCTGCAGCCTGGCCGGCGGAGGAGAGGCCAAGCGGCTTTCCCAGCTGGTGCCTGCCCTTCCCACACCGCCGCCCATGGGGGTGCAGGCCTCCGTCTCCGTGATCATTGCACTGCGGCGAGCGGTGAAGCGTCACCGCGACCGGAGAGAGCGCCAGAGGCGGGTCTTCCGCATGTCCCTTCTCATCATCTCCACCTTCTTTTTGTGTTGGGCGCCGCTCTCCGTTGCCAATCTACTCATCCTGTGCCGGGGCCCCAGCCCTCTGCTGGGCAAGCTGCGGATCTGTTTCCTGGCCATGGCCTACGGCACCACCATCTTCCATCCGCTCCTCTATGCCTTCACCCGCCAGAAGCTGCGGAACGTACTCCGCAGCAAGCTGAAGAAGCGGGTGGTGTCGGCCCTGCAGGTGGACCCTGCCCCCGGGGGGACAGTCATCCACAACTCCTGGGTGGAGCCGCCGCGCAAGAGCTGCAAGGGCCGCCCACGGGGTAGCGACGGGGCCGAGCACTGCCTGACAGAGGCCGCTAAGGAGTGA